A single Primulina eburnea isolate SZY01 chromosome 11, ASM2296580v1, whole genome shotgun sequence DNA region contains:
- the LOC140806352 gene encoding uncharacterized protein isoform X1 — protein sequence MGDSCLMHGFSYASAVPNESKQVMGETKSGNPVHALGESVSFGRFMTESLSWERWSTFSHKKYVEEAERYAQPGSVAQKKAFFEAHYKRVAAQKAAALLEQENAAKKATVSEESEAGYMDDNDDDEKRMVLNSNFEVEEKSEETKTQNSNKEHNVVVEEIGEEGRIFAKVEIEAKWDCPMRRNSSNKFDNLENHDNLSASESTGTPEMERPLLNRGNSVQVENEATVERNPIQKLDNLESHETISGSESSGTPQMERPLLKQSSVASEDNNPSVTSKKSSGLSKSSTQRKTWMFPSTPAKPITPHLKNENSSVTRSARKSNVESMDRRRASPKPLRSIINLLPAKEPDKGLNSSSKKAESSGIGLGSLRAPKDCATPSRTPLVGATKGVSMYPKATPRSESRRTKSSVDHSASGCKTSGPKWHLLSSVCTNSITACRKKLQSPTITTPFILRTEERAAKRKQKLEEKFNANKGVHKVLVQKTLREKAEDEFRKLSRSFCFKARPLPDFYKERETPKNQMKITPAAAKPQTSVLGKSIANKAQGNISMPTPAPPPPPPSLSKKAPKIRQILSTSSPERMSHENKSPNIQLL from the exons ATGGGAGATTCATGTCTCATGCATGGCTTCTCTTATGCCTCTGCAGTACCCAACGAATCCAAGCAAGTAATGGGAGAAACAAAATCA GGGAATCCTGTTCATGCTTTGGGGGAATCAGTATcgtttggaagatttatgactGAATCGTTGTCTTGGGAGAGATGGTCAACCTTTTCACACAAGAAATACGTGGAGGAGGCAGAGAGATACGCGCAGCCGGGATCTGTGGCGCAGAAGAAAGCTTTCTTTGAGGCCCATTACAAGAGAGTTGCTGCTCAAAAGGCTGCAGCTTTGCTTGAGCAAGAAAATGCTGCAAAAAAGGCCACTGTTTCAGAAGAATCTGAAGCTGGATACATGGAtgataatgatgatgatgagaaaAGAATGGTCTTGAATTCTAATTTCGAGGTCGAGGAGAAGTCGGAGGAGACCAAGACTCAGAATTCTAATAAAGAGCATAATGTAGTTGTGGAAGAAATTGGGGAAGAAGGGAGGATTTTTGCAAAGGTGGAAATTGAGGCCAAATGGGACTGCCCTATGAGAAGAAATTCAAGTAACAAATTTGATAATCTTGAAAATCATGATAATCTTTCTGCGTCGGAGAGTACTGGAACTCCTGAGATGGAGAGACCTCTACTAAATCGTGGAAATTCTGTTCAAGTAGAAAATGAGGCCACTGTGGAGAGAAATCCAATTCAAAAGTTGGATAATCTTGAAAGTCATGAAACCATTTCTGGGTCAGAGAGTAGTGGGActccacagatggagagaccaTTACTAAAG CAAAGTTCTGTTGCTAGTGAGGATAATAACCCATCGGTGACTAGCAAGAAAAGTTCGGGTCTTTCTAAGTCATCCACTCAGCGTAAAACGTGGATGTTTCCATCCACGCCAGCTAAACCGATCACCCCTCATCTTAAGAATGAAAATAGCAGTGTCACTCGAAGCGCAAGGAAGTCCAATGTGGAATCAATGGACAGAAGGAGAGCCTCCCCGAAGCCTCTACGCTCAATTATTAACTTATTGCCTGCTAAAGAGCCTGATAAAGGGCTAAATTCTTCCTCCAAGAAGGCTGAAAGCTCAGGAATTGGCCTCGGTTCATTGCGAGCGCCTAAAGATTGCGCAACTCCTTCAAGGACTCCACTTGTG GGAGCTACAAAGGGAGTGTCTATGTATCCTAAAGCAACGCCTCGTTCAGAGAGCAGAAG GACAAAATCATCGGTTGATCACTCTGCTTCTGGATGCAAAACAAGTGGCCCTAAATGGCACCTTTTGTCTTCAGT TTGTACGAATTCGATAACTGCGTGCCGAAAAAAACTACAGTCTCCGACTATAACCACCCCTTTTATTCTGAGAACAGAAGAAAGAGCAGCAAAAAGAAAACAG AAACTCGAGGAGAAATTTAACGCAAACAAGGGTGTACACAAGGTGCTGGTGCAAAAGACATTGAGG GAGAAGGCGGAGGACGAATTCAGAAAACTTAGTCGTAGCTTTTGCTTCAAAGCTCGTCCCTTGCCGGACTTCTACAAGGAACGAGAAACCCCGAAAAATCAAATGAAAATA ACTCCAGCAGCAGCAAAACCTCAGACTTCAGTGCTAGGAAAAAGCATTGCAAATAAGGCACAGGGCAATATCTCAATGCCAACTCCGGCTCCGCCCCCACCTCCTCCATCTTTGTCGAAGAAAGCTCCAAAAATAAGACAAATTCTTTCTACTTCATCACCTGAACGAATGAGTCATGAGAACAAGTCCCCTAATATTCAGCTATTGTAA
- the LOC140806352 gene encoding uncharacterized protein isoform X3 translates to MGDSCLMHGFSYASAVPNESKQVMGETKSGNPVHALGESVSFGRFMTESLSWERWSTFSHKKYVEEAERYAQPGSVAQKKAFFEAHYKRVAAQKAAALLEQENAAKKATVSEESEAGYMDDNDDDEKRMVLNSNFEVEEKSEETKTQNSNKEHNVVVEEIGEEGRIFAKVEIEAKWDCPMRRNSSNKFDNLENHDNLSASESTGTPEMERPLLNRGNSVQVENEATVERNPIQKLDNLESHETISGSESSGTPQMERPLLKQSSVASEDNNPSVTSKKSSGLSKSSTQRKTWMFPSTPAKPITPHLKNENSSVTRSARKSNVESMDRRRASPKPLRSIINLLPAKEPDKGLNSSSKKAESSGIGLGSLRAPKDCATPSRTPLVGATKGVSMYPKATPRSESRRTKSSVDHSASGCKTSGPKWHLLSSVCTNSITACRKKLQSPTITTPFILRTEERAAKRKQKLEEKFNANKGVHKEKAEDEFRKLSRSFCFKARPLPDFYKERETPKNQMKITPAAAKPQTSVLGKSIANKAQGNISMPTPAPPPPPPSLSKKAPKIRQILSTSSPERMSHENKSPNIQLL, encoded by the exons ATGGGAGATTCATGTCTCATGCATGGCTTCTCTTATGCCTCTGCAGTACCCAACGAATCCAAGCAAGTAATGGGAGAAACAAAATCA GGGAATCCTGTTCATGCTTTGGGGGAATCAGTATcgtttggaagatttatgactGAATCGTTGTCTTGGGAGAGATGGTCAACCTTTTCACACAAGAAATACGTGGAGGAGGCAGAGAGATACGCGCAGCCGGGATCTGTGGCGCAGAAGAAAGCTTTCTTTGAGGCCCATTACAAGAGAGTTGCTGCTCAAAAGGCTGCAGCTTTGCTTGAGCAAGAAAATGCTGCAAAAAAGGCCACTGTTTCAGAAGAATCTGAAGCTGGATACATGGAtgataatgatgatgatgagaaaAGAATGGTCTTGAATTCTAATTTCGAGGTCGAGGAGAAGTCGGAGGAGACCAAGACTCAGAATTCTAATAAAGAGCATAATGTAGTTGTGGAAGAAATTGGGGAAGAAGGGAGGATTTTTGCAAAGGTGGAAATTGAGGCCAAATGGGACTGCCCTATGAGAAGAAATTCAAGTAACAAATTTGATAATCTTGAAAATCATGATAATCTTTCTGCGTCGGAGAGTACTGGAACTCCTGAGATGGAGAGACCTCTACTAAATCGTGGAAATTCTGTTCAAGTAGAAAATGAGGCCACTGTGGAGAGAAATCCAATTCAAAAGTTGGATAATCTTGAAAGTCATGAAACCATTTCTGGGTCAGAGAGTAGTGGGActccacagatggagagaccaTTACTAAAG CAAAGTTCTGTTGCTAGTGAGGATAATAACCCATCGGTGACTAGCAAGAAAAGTTCGGGTCTTTCTAAGTCATCCACTCAGCGTAAAACGTGGATGTTTCCATCCACGCCAGCTAAACCGATCACCCCTCATCTTAAGAATGAAAATAGCAGTGTCACTCGAAGCGCAAGGAAGTCCAATGTGGAATCAATGGACAGAAGGAGAGCCTCCCCGAAGCCTCTACGCTCAATTATTAACTTATTGCCTGCTAAAGAGCCTGATAAAGGGCTAAATTCTTCCTCCAAGAAGGCTGAAAGCTCAGGAATTGGCCTCGGTTCATTGCGAGCGCCTAAAGATTGCGCAACTCCTTCAAGGACTCCACTTGTG GGAGCTACAAAGGGAGTGTCTATGTATCCTAAAGCAACGCCTCGTTCAGAGAGCAGAAG GACAAAATCATCGGTTGATCACTCTGCTTCTGGATGCAAAACAAGTGGCCCTAAATGGCACCTTTTGTCTTCAGT TTGTACGAATTCGATAACTGCGTGCCGAAAAAAACTACAGTCTCCGACTATAACCACCCCTTTTATTCTGAGAACAGAAGAAAGAGCAGCAAAAAGAAAACAG AAACTCGAGGAGAAATTTAACGCAAACAAGGGTGTACACAAG GAGAAGGCGGAGGACGAATTCAGAAAACTTAGTCGTAGCTTTTGCTTCAAAGCTCGTCCCTTGCCGGACTTCTACAAGGAACGAGAAACCCCGAAAAATCAAATGAAAATA ACTCCAGCAGCAGCAAAACCTCAGACTTCAGTGCTAGGAAAAAGCATTGCAAATAAGGCACAGGGCAATATCTCAATGCCAACTCCGGCTCCGCCCCCACCTCCTCCATCTTTGTCGAAGAAAGCTCCAAAAATAAGACAAATTCTTTCTACTTCATCACCTGAACGAATGAGTCATGAGAACAAGTCCCCTAATATTCAGCTATTGTAA
- the LOC140806352 gene encoding uncharacterized protein isoform X2, which translates to MGDSCLMHGFSYASAVPNESKQGNPVHALGESVSFGRFMTESLSWERWSTFSHKKYVEEAERYAQPGSVAQKKAFFEAHYKRVAAQKAAALLEQENAAKKATVSEESEAGYMDDNDDDEKRMVLNSNFEVEEKSEETKTQNSNKEHNVVVEEIGEEGRIFAKVEIEAKWDCPMRRNSSNKFDNLENHDNLSASESTGTPEMERPLLNRGNSVQVENEATVERNPIQKLDNLESHETISGSESSGTPQMERPLLKQSSVASEDNNPSVTSKKSSGLSKSSTQRKTWMFPSTPAKPITPHLKNENSSVTRSARKSNVESMDRRRASPKPLRSIINLLPAKEPDKGLNSSSKKAESSGIGLGSLRAPKDCATPSRTPLVGATKGVSMYPKATPRSESRRTKSSVDHSASGCKTSGPKWHLLSSVCTNSITACRKKLQSPTITTPFILRTEERAAKRKQKLEEKFNANKGVHKVLVQKTLREKAEDEFRKLSRSFCFKARPLPDFYKERETPKNQMKITPAAAKPQTSVLGKSIANKAQGNISMPTPAPPPPPPSLSKKAPKIRQILSTSSPERMSHENKSPNIQLL; encoded by the exons ATGGGAGATTCATGTCTCATGCATGGCTTCTCTTATGCCTCTGCAGTACCCAACGAATCCAAGCAA GGGAATCCTGTTCATGCTTTGGGGGAATCAGTATcgtttggaagatttatgactGAATCGTTGTCTTGGGAGAGATGGTCAACCTTTTCACACAAGAAATACGTGGAGGAGGCAGAGAGATACGCGCAGCCGGGATCTGTGGCGCAGAAGAAAGCTTTCTTTGAGGCCCATTACAAGAGAGTTGCTGCTCAAAAGGCTGCAGCTTTGCTTGAGCAAGAAAATGCTGCAAAAAAGGCCACTGTTTCAGAAGAATCTGAAGCTGGATACATGGAtgataatgatgatgatgagaaaAGAATGGTCTTGAATTCTAATTTCGAGGTCGAGGAGAAGTCGGAGGAGACCAAGACTCAGAATTCTAATAAAGAGCATAATGTAGTTGTGGAAGAAATTGGGGAAGAAGGGAGGATTTTTGCAAAGGTGGAAATTGAGGCCAAATGGGACTGCCCTATGAGAAGAAATTCAAGTAACAAATTTGATAATCTTGAAAATCATGATAATCTTTCTGCGTCGGAGAGTACTGGAACTCCTGAGATGGAGAGACCTCTACTAAATCGTGGAAATTCTGTTCAAGTAGAAAATGAGGCCACTGTGGAGAGAAATCCAATTCAAAAGTTGGATAATCTTGAAAGTCATGAAACCATTTCTGGGTCAGAGAGTAGTGGGActccacagatggagagaccaTTACTAAAG CAAAGTTCTGTTGCTAGTGAGGATAATAACCCATCGGTGACTAGCAAGAAAAGTTCGGGTCTTTCTAAGTCATCCACTCAGCGTAAAACGTGGATGTTTCCATCCACGCCAGCTAAACCGATCACCCCTCATCTTAAGAATGAAAATAGCAGTGTCACTCGAAGCGCAAGGAAGTCCAATGTGGAATCAATGGACAGAAGGAGAGCCTCCCCGAAGCCTCTACGCTCAATTATTAACTTATTGCCTGCTAAAGAGCCTGATAAAGGGCTAAATTCTTCCTCCAAGAAGGCTGAAAGCTCAGGAATTGGCCTCGGTTCATTGCGAGCGCCTAAAGATTGCGCAACTCCTTCAAGGACTCCACTTGTG GGAGCTACAAAGGGAGTGTCTATGTATCCTAAAGCAACGCCTCGTTCAGAGAGCAGAAG GACAAAATCATCGGTTGATCACTCTGCTTCTGGATGCAAAACAAGTGGCCCTAAATGGCACCTTTTGTCTTCAGT TTGTACGAATTCGATAACTGCGTGCCGAAAAAAACTACAGTCTCCGACTATAACCACCCCTTTTATTCTGAGAACAGAAGAAAGAGCAGCAAAAAGAAAACAG AAACTCGAGGAGAAATTTAACGCAAACAAGGGTGTACACAAGGTGCTGGTGCAAAAGACATTGAGG GAGAAGGCGGAGGACGAATTCAGAAAACTTAGTCGTAGCTTTTGCTTCAAAGCTCGTCCCTTGCCGGACTTCTACAAGGAACGAGAAACCCCGAAAAATCAAATGAAAATA ACTCCAGCAGCAGCAAAACCTCAGACTTCAGTGCTAGGAAAAAGCATTGCAAATAAGGCACAGGGCAATATCTCAATGCCAACTCCGGCTCCGCCCCCACCTCCTCCATCTTTGTCGAAGAAAGCTCCAAAAATAAGACAAATTCTTTCTACTTCATCACCTGAACGAATGAGTCATGAGAACAAGTCCCCTAATATTCAGCTATTGTAA
- the LOC140806351 gene encoding peptidyl serine alpha-galactosyltransferase-like — MVWEMKIIALMAAVILAGLLVGRGRAQEGVGLKAPFRMHTLFSVECQNYFDWQTVGLMHSYRKARQPGPITRLLSCTEEEKKSYRGMNLAPTFEVPSMSRHPQTGDWYPAINKPAGVVHWLKHSKDAENVDWVVILDADMIIRGPIIPWELGAEKGRPFAAYYGYLVGCDNVLAKLHTKHPELCDKVGGLLAMHIDDVRALAPMWLSKTEEVRGDKAHWMTNYTGDIYGSGWISEMYGYSFGAAEVGLRHKINDNLMIYPSYTPREGVEPILLHYGLPFHVGNWSFNKLGHHEDNIVYECGRLFPEPPYPREVKEMKVDANERRALFLSIECINTLNEGLLLQHAAHSCPKPVWSKYLSFLRSKTFADLTRPKQLTPKSRQTMEIAVKKQDADEPGKPYPKIHTIFSTECSPYFDWQTVGLVHSFHRSGQPGHITRLLSCTEEDLKQYKGQDLAPTHYVPSMSRHPLTGDWYPAINKPAAVLHWLKHVKVDAEYIVILDADMIMRGPITPWEFNASRGRPVSTPYDYLIGCDNELAKIHTSHPDSCDKVGGVIIMHINDLRRFALLWLHKTEEVRADVGHWSRNITGDIYEAGWISEMYGYAFGAAELNLRHLISNKIMIYPGYVPEHGVNYRVFHYGLDFRVGNWSFDKAKWRHANVVEKCWSKFPDPPDPASLDRANHDAFQRDLLSIECVNSLNEALHLHHERKKCPDPKLPSTPTTPERPTLSRPTRETHERPSLPFPNHDISGEFITTRKIDKKDELDASGHNAELNEESQELSRPEPSNQTFTSMRFWILGLWAVSIFGFVAVMWLLISSLKGHKKRGKHSKTRRRAAATVQDYGL, encoded by the exons ATGGTGTGGGAAATGAAGATAATTGCTTTAATGGCGGCGGTGATTTTGGCGGGCCTGTTGGTGGGTCGAGGGCGGGCTCAGGAGGGAGTGGGTCTGAAAGCGCCGTTTAGGATGCACACGCTTTTCTCGGTGGAGTGCCAGAACTATTTCGATTGGCAGACGGTGGGCCTCATGCACAGCTACCGTAAGGCCCGACAGCCCGGCCCGATTACCCGGCTGCTTAGTTGCACCGAAGAGGAGAAGAAGAGCTACAGGGGGATGAATTTGGCGCCAACGTTTGAGGTTCCATCAATGAGCAGGCACCCCCAGACTGGGGATTG GTATCCAGCAATTAATAAACCAGCTGGTGTAGTGCATTGGCTTAAGCATAGCAAAGATGCTGAGAATGTAGATTGGGTTGTGATTCTAGATGCGGATATGATAATTCGAGGTCCGATCATACCATGGGAGCTTGGGGCTGAGAAAGGAAGACCTTTTGCTGCATATTATGG ATACTTGGTTGGATGTGATAATGTGCTGGCTAAATTGCATACGAAGCATCCTGAACTCTGTGACAAGGTCGGCGGGCTTTTAGCCATGCATATAGATGATGTTCGAGCTTTGGCACCAATGTGGTTATCAAAAACTGAAGAAGTACGGGGAGATAAGGCTCATTGGATGACTAACTATACTGGTGACATATATGGATCAGGATGGATCAGCGAAATGTATGGATACTCCTTTGGCGCTGCAGAG GTTGGACTCCGCCACAAGATAAATGATAACCTGATGATTTACCCAAGCTACACTCCTCGAGAGGGTGTTGAGCCCATTCTTTTGCACTATGGGCTACCTTTTCATGTAGGAAATTGGTCATTCAATAAATTAGGTCACCATGAAGACAACATTGTGTATGAATGTGGACGGCTATTTCCTGAACCTCCTTATCCTAGAGAG GTGAAAGAAATGAAAGTCGATGCAAATGAAAGGAGGGCACTATTTCTCAGTATAGAATGTAtaaatactcttaatgaagGTCTATTATTGCAACATGCAGCGCATTCTTGCCCCAAGCCAGTGTGGTCAAAATACTTGAGTTTCTTGAGGAGCAAAACCTTTGCAGATCTAACTCGGCCTAAACAACTGACTCCCAAAAGCCGTCAAACCATGGAAATTGCTGTAAAGAAACAAGATGCAGATGAACCAGGAAAGCCATATCCAAAAATCCATACTATTTTCTCGACAGAATGCTCTCCTTATTTCGATTGGCAGACTGTTGGGCTTGTTCACAGTTTCCACCGGAGTGGCCAGCCTGGACACATCACTAGGCTTCTAAGTTGTACTGAAGAGGACTTGAAGCAATATAAAGGGCAAGATTTAGCTCCTACTCATTATGTTCCATCCATGAGCCGACATCCATTAACTGGAGATTG GTATCCAGCCATCAATAAACCAGCTGCAGTTCTGCATTGGCTGAAACATGTAAAGGTTGATGCGGAGTACATTGTAATCCTGGATGCTGACATGATTATGAGAGGACCAATTACACCATGGGAGTTCAATGCATCTAGGGGCCGTCCTGTCTCGACTCCCTATGA CTATTTGATTGGCTGTGACAATGAGCTTGCAAAGATCCATACTAGCCACCCTGATTCCTGTGACAAGGTCGGAGGTGTGATTATAATGCATATAAATGACCTCAGAAGATTTGCTCTGCTTTGGCTGCATAAAACTGAGGAAGTCCGAGCTGATGTGGGTCATTGGTCCAGGAACATAACCGGAGATATTTATGAAGCTGGTTGGATCAGCGAGATGTATGGTTATGCTTTCGGTGCTGCAGAG TTGAATTTGCGTCATCTTATAAGCAACAAGATTATGATATATCCTGGATATGTTCCCGAACATGGTGTTAACTATAGAGTTTTTCATTACGGCTTGGATTTTCGGGTGGGTAACTGGAGTTTTGATAAAGCTAAGTGGAGACATGCCAATGTGGTTGAAAAATGTTGGTCAAAGTTTCCGGATCCACCCGATCCAGCATCTCTTGATCGGGCAAACCACGATGCATTTCAGCGTGACTTGCTTAGCATAGAATGTGTAAATTCTTTAAACGAGGCTCTACATCTTCACCATGAGAGAAAAAAGTGCCCTGATCCCAAGTTGCCGTCCACTCCAACTACCCCTGAACGCCCTACCTTGTCCAGACCGACTCGAGAGACCCATGAACGTCCTTCCTTGCCCTTTCCAAATCATGATATCTCTGGTGAATTCATAACCACAAGGAAAATTGACAAGAAGGATGAGCTCGATGCCTCTGGACATAATGCGGAGCTGAATGAGGAATCTCAAGAACTATCCCGTCCAGAACCGTCCAACCAAACATTCACTTCCATGAGATTTTGGATACTCGGCCTGTGGGCAGTCTCCATCTTTGGTTTCGTGGCAGTGATGTGGTTGCTGATTTCCAGTCTCAAAGGACATAAAAAGAGAGGGAAGCATTCCAAGACGCGGAGAAGAGCTGCAGCCACCGTCCAGGATTATGGGCTATAA